Proteins from one Deinococcus actinosclerus genomic window:
- a CDS encoding beta-ketoacyl-ACP synthase III, producing MSDPSPTRPTLGITALGMYVPERVVPNSDFEARMDTNADWIESRTGIRERRFATPEQYTSDVGVLAVRDLLRRDPQALQGVDAVICATVSPDALMPSTAALIAMQVGLTGAAAFDLSTACSGFVYALSVAQGLILAGSARRVLVVGAEVLSKIVDQDDRNTAILFGDGAGAAVVGPVPAGYGFQDFIMGADGNGGSSLYLRCVAPTLPGGFNMGDSVGMNGREVFKFAVRALGDSGTQVLAKSGLTTADVDWVIPHQANVRIIEAAMDRFGLPMSKTIVNLDRYGNTSSATVPLVLREGVDAGQITDGQQLLLIAFGGGLSWVAGTMKWWGGAPSLKAESNAQQTEVTA from the coding sequence ATGAGCGACCCCTCCCCCACCCGGCCCACGCTGGGCATCACGGCGCTGGGCATGTACGTCCCCGAGCGCGTCGTGCCGAACAGCGACTTCGAGGCCCGCATGGACACCAACGCCGACTGGATCGAGTCCCGCACCGGTATCCGCGAGCGCCGCTTCGCCACGCCCGAGCAGTACACCAGCGACGTGGGCGTCCTGGCCGTGCGCGACCTGCTGCGCCGCGACCCGCAGGCCCTGCAAGGCGTGGACGCCGTCATCTGCGCCACCGTCAGCCCCGACGCGCTGATGCCGTCCACCGCCGCGCTGATCGCCATGCAGGTCGGCCTGACCGGCGCGGCCGCCTTCGACCTCTCGACCGCGTGCAGCGGCTTCGTGTACGCCCTGAGTGTCGCGCAGGGCCTGATCCTCGCGGGCAGCGCGCGGCGCGTGCTCGTGGTGGGCGCCGAGGTCCTGAGCAAGATCGTCGATCAGGACGACCGCAACACCGCCATCCTCTTCGGGGACGGCGCGGGCGCCGCCGTGGTCGGCCCGGTGCCTGCCGGGTACGGCTTCCAGGACTTCATCATGGGCGCCGACGGCAACGGCGGGTCCAGCCTGTACCTGCGCTGCGTGGCCCCCACCCTCCCCGGCGGGTTCAACATGGGGGACTCGGTCGGCATGAACGGCCGTGAGGTCTTCAAGTTCGCCGTGCGCGCCCTGGGCGACAGCGGCACGCAGGTCCTCGCCAAGAGCGGCCTGACCACTGCCGACGTGGACTGGGTCATCCCGCACCAGGCGAACGTGCGGATCATCGAGGCCGCCATGGACCGCTTCGGGCTGCCCATGAGCAAGACCATCGTGAACCTCGACCGCTACGGGAACACCAGTTCCGCGACCGTGCCGCTCGTGCTGCGCGAGGGTGTGGACGCCGGGCAGATCACGGACGGGCAGCAGCTCCTGCTGATCGCGTTCGGCGGCGGCCTGAGCTGGGTGGCGGGCACCATGAAGTGGTGGGGCGGCGCGCCCAGCCTGAAAGCCGAGAGCAATGCCCAGCAGACGGAGGTGACCGCATGA
- the tig gene encoding trigger factor: MAELISREGNKVEFKVSVPAAEVNRAYDQVWAGLARDVRVPGFRPGKAPRKVIEGRVGKGYVEQEVRDRLLETHYTQAARELKLSLVDASIEPQTLASGQTFEFTVKGETYPEVKLADWSGLSLSAAAPEITDEVLERTLNDLRERNATFESVERPIEAGDQVTIEEEGEDGGTYPVYLDVAEAHVRDALVGKTKGDTVEITVPAHSHGDHEHPEHTVTVKVVDVKTKQLQELDDAFAGSLNFDSLERLRGDLKGELERRAQQEGEAARREEFITALVDGMEADIPQALLDRRREGMLEEIKDDLGRQGVKWGEYEAFMQEQGKLDDFMADLGKNAESRVKRDLVLEKLAEDLKVQVSDAEFNQTMNALAQANGLTPAELSKQLGPNGINSYYISLVREKGLQQAIAQLSGAKGEGSEAATEEQSTETSAE; this comes from the coding sequence ATGGCAGAGCTGATCAGCAGAGAAGGCAACAAGGTGGAATTCAAGGTGTCGGTGCCCGCCGCCGAAGTGAACCGCGCCTACGACCAGGTGTGGGCCGGTCTGGCGCGCGACGTGCGCGTGCCCGGCTTCCGCCCCGGCAAGGCTCCCCGCAAGGTCATCGAAGGTCGCGTGGGCAAGGGCTACGTCGAGCAGGAAGTCCGTGACCGCCTGCTGGAAACCCACTACACCCAGGCCGCCCGCGAACTGAAACTCAGCCTCGTGGACGCCAGCATCGAGCCGCAGACCCTGGCCAGCGGCCAGACGTTCGAGTTCACCGTGAAGGGCGAGACGTACCCCGAAGTGAAACTCGCCGACTGGAGCGGCCTGAGCCTCAGCGCCGCCGCGCCCGAGATCACCGACGAGGTGCTCGAGCGCACCCTGAACGACCTGCGCGAGCGCAACGCCACCTTCGAGAGCGTCGAGCGTCCCATCGAGGCCGGCGACCAGGTGACCATCGAGGAAGAGGGCGAGGATGGCGGCACGTACCCCGTGTACCTTGACGTCGCCGAGGCGCACGTCCGTGACGCGCTGGTCGGCAAGACCAAGGGCGACACCGTGGAGATCACCGTGCCCGCGCACAGCCACGGCGACCACGAGCACCCCGAGCACACCGTGACCGTCAAGGTCGTGGACGTGAAGACCAAGCAGCTGCAGGAGCTCGACGACGCGTTCGCGGGCAGCCTGAACTTCGACTCGCTGGAGCGCCTCAGAGGCGACCTGAAGGGTGAACTGGAGCGCCGCGCGCAGCAGGAAGGCGAGGCCGCCCGCCGCGAGGAGTTCATCACCGCGCTGGTCGACGGCATGGAAGCCGACATTCCCCAGGCGCTGCTGGACCGCCGCCGAGAGGGCATGCTCGAGGAGATCAAGGACGACCTGGGCCGCCAGGGCGTCAAGTGGGGCGAGTACGAGGCGTTCATGCAGGAGCAGGGCAAGCTGGACGACTTCATGGCCGACCTGGGCAAGAACGCCGAGAGCCGCGTGAAGCGTGACCTGGTGCTGGAGAAGCTGGCCGAGGACCTGAAGGTGCAGGTCAGCGACGCCGAGTTCAACCAGACCATGAACGCGCTGGCGCAGGCCAACGGCCTGACCCCGGCCGAGCTGAGCAAGCAGCTCGGGCCGAACGGCATCAACTCGTACTACATCAGCCTCGTGCGCGAGAAGGGCCTCCAGCAGGCCATCGCCCAGCTGTCCGGCGCCAAGGGCGAAGGCAGCGAGGCCGCCACCGAAGAGCAGAGCACCGAAACCAGCGCGGAGTAA